From the Bombus pascuorum chromosome 7, iyBomPasc1.1, whole genome shotgun sequence genome, one window contains:
- the LOC132908517 gene encoding uncharacterized protein LOC132908517: MTVMLLQRSVTLQSTHSQKIANKDCSAKPPFLFLLDDSQEHRHSTDTTTTTATNNNNINNNNNNNNNNNNNNEVFKGGNRRDSSRSYVADEAAASVTSQRRADCGQDVAMRYYRLWIYTCNLVLLGSALGFAAAVSRTLLFTGDPRRYIVPGVPRAFDPTALYAYLALATQLGLVQLLGCIAARRLSARLLNAYWVLLLALLFGDAVIGVAWVFRFERMRVELRPTLKQRLQMEYGKDLRFSEQWDRLQKEFSCCGVTGPRDFGGKWPQTCCVPTGNVSDTCQQPYARGCEESLMRWLRKTADLLFVLGFCVIAFAKLCFLGILRYEIREMIQKIRLLREPPPPATTLAQPPFSQVIPEATNNGSIVRRTTLPNAVTPSGNASLLIQTDECNTGKHPLLANNLQDGGADSDTNSHCALILEETTPTSANHNCGNREKSNGNNNYEMREFNRRLWLSNGGSPGTGITAGGQSRRT; the protein is encoded by the exons ATGACGGTGATGCTGCTGCAACGTTCAGTCACCCTGCAGTCGACGCACAGCCAAAAGATAGCGAACAAGGACTGCAGCGCGAAGCCGCCTTTCTTATTCCTGCTCGACGACAGCCAGGAGCATCGACACTCCACGGACACCACTACGACGACGGCAACtaacaacaacaacatcaacaacaataacaacaataataacaacaacaataataacaacGAAGTATTTAAAGGAGGTAACAGAAGAGACAGTAGTCGTTCGTACGTCGCCGACGAGGCGGCGGCGTCGGTGACGTCCCAAAGACGCGCCGATTGTGGCCAGGACGTCGCGATGCGATATTACCGGCTCTGGATCTACACCTGTAACTTGGTGCTGCTCGGTAGCGCGCTCGGCTTTGCCGCCGCGGTCTCACGAACACTTTTATTCACCGGCGATCCACGCCGGTACATAGTGCCAGGGGTACCCCGTGCATTCGACCCGACAGCCCTTTACGCTTACTTAGCATTAGCCACGCAATTAGGCCTGGTGCAATTGTTGGGTTGTATAGCGGCGAGGAGATTGAGCGCGAGACTTTTGAACGCCTACTGGGTGCTGCTATTGGCGCTTCTATTCGGTGACGCCGTCATCGGGGTCGCCTGGGTCTTCCGGTTTGAGAGGATGCGCGTCGAGCTCAGGCCCACTCTCAAACAACGATTACAG ATGGAGTACGGCAAGGATCTACGATTTAGCGAGCAATGGGACCGTTTGCAGAAGGAGTTCTCCTGCTGCGGAGTGACCGGTCCTAGAGACTTCGGTGGTAAATGGCCACAGACCTGTTGCGTACCCACTGGCAACGTCAGTGACACTTGTCAACAACCGTACGCGAGAGGTTGCGAGGAATCGTTGATGAGATGGCTACGAAAAACCGCGGACTTGCTGTTCGTACTGGGCTTCTGTGTGATAGCGTTTGCGAAATTATGTTTCCTGGGGATACTGCGTTATGAGATAAGGGAAATGATACAAAAGATACGGTTGCTCCGAGAACCACCGCCGCCGGCGACTACCCTAGCGCAACCACCGTTCTCACAAGTGATACCGGAAGCCACTAACAACGGAAGCATCGTTCGACGCACGACTCTGCCTAACGCTGTCACTCCTTCCg gAAATGCATCGTTGCTGATCCAAACGGACGAGTGCAATACCGGAAAGCACCCTTTATTGGCGAACAATCTGCAGGATGGTGGCGCAGATAGCGACACGAACAGTCATTGCGCGCTGATTCTGGAGGAAACGACGCCCACCTCGGCGAACCATAATTGCGGCAATCGAGAGAAAAGTAATGGCAACAACAACTATGAGATGCGAGAGTTCAACAGGAGATTATGGCTGTCGAACGGCGGCAGCCCGGGCACGGGTATAACAGCCGGTGGTCAAAGCAGGCGCACCTGA
- the LOC132908534 gene encoding uncharacterized protein LOC132908534 — translation MKKRSFSGNVGVGVFIVAFVCVCVAFGTPAWLVSDYRITGAKLDKLGLWTHCFRSLPNPQEMDAPRRFFVGCRWVYDPFTAGYSDIRGFLLPPFMIATQFFFTLCFLLSMVSFVLVLLFTLCCDPEQKRYVQLIMTIGGLLFVGGISGGLAVIIFACLGNTDGWMPGHANNFFGWSFVMAAVGSVLTIIAGALLLVEANVQRKKREYLKESQTRFQLESRT, via the exons ATGAAGAAAAGAAGCTTTTCCGGCAATGTGGGTGTCGGTGTCTTTATCGTTGCTTTCGTGTGTGTTTGCGTTGCATTTGGTACACCAGCATGGTTAGTGAGTGATTATCGTATCACTGGCGCAAAACTCGACAAATTAGGCTTGTGGACGCATTGCTTTAGATCACTTCCAAATCCTCAAGAAATGGACGCACCTAGACGCTTTTTCGTTGGTTGTAGATGGGTTTATGATCCCTTCACTGCAGGTTATTCTGATATTCGAGGCTTTCTACTACCTC CATTTATGATAGCAACACAGTTTTTCTTTACTCTATGCTTCCTGTTGAGTATGGTGTCATTTGTATTGGTATTATTGTTCACTCTATGTTGTGATCCAGAAcagaaacgttatgtacaactTATCATGACAATTGGAGGTTTACTATTTGTTGGTGGAATAAGTGGTGGACTAGCAGTAATTATATTTGCTTGCCTTGGAAATACTGATGGTTGGATGCCTGGACATGCAAACAATTTCTTTGGTTGGTCCTTTGTAATGGCAGCTGTGGGTAGTGTATTGACAATTATAGCAGGAGCTCTTCTTCTTGTTGAAGCAAATGTTCAACGTAAAAAACGAGAGTATTTAAAAGAATCTCAAACAAGATTCCAGCTTGAATCTCGTACATGA
- the LOC132908536 gene encoding uncharacterized protein LOC132908536, with protein MSKTLNGKAAVICTAFAFLSIIIAFTTPNWLETDGKLENPKFVKIGLWQVCFQGFGDPHHLYDTKFYGCWWVFEEEYYIIHDILLPDFFVATQFFFTLCLTLLLIGGFLTVLYTCCSQHHDKYQLLLWTTGGNLVLGGICGIIAVIIFGARGDGRDWMPNWEHNNISWSYALAVIGSFTLVVAGTLFLIEGRRHRKKQERILREEQKTHTTI; from the exons ATGAGTAAAACTCTAAACGGCAAAGCTGCTGTTATATGCACAGCATTTGCATTTCTTTCAATCATCATTGCATTCACCACACCCAACTGGCTTGAAACCgatggaaaattggaaaatccaaaatttgtcaaaatcG GTTTATGGCAGGTATGCTTCCAAGGATTTGGAGATCCGCATCATTTGTATGATACTAAATTTTATGGTTGTTGGTGGGTGTTTGAAGaagaatattacataatacacgATATACTCCTGCCAGATTTCTTTGTTGCAACACAATTCTTTTTCACATTATGTCtgactttattattaataggAGGATTCTTAACTGTATTATATACATGTTGCTCACAACATCATGATAAATATCAGTTGCTTCTATGGACAACTGGTGGAAATTTGGTACTAGGTGGAATATGTGGTATTATTgctgttataatatttggtGCACGAGGCGATGGCAGAGACTGGATGCCCAATTGGGAGCATAATAACATTAGCTGGTCTTATGCATTAGCTGTTATTGGTAGCTTTACTTTAGTTGTAGCAGGTACATTGTTCCTGATTGAAGGCCGTAGGCacagaaagaaacaagaaagaatATTACGGGAAGAACAAAAAACACATACAActatttaa